A window of Tautonia plasticadhaerens contains these coding sequences:
- a CDS encoding DUF1501 domain-containing protein produces MAREAIGCEAMRTGLARSRREFLRAGGLGLLGLNLPTLLDARARTRASALPVGPESFGKAKAVILLFMWGGPAQQETWDLKPEAPEQVRGEFRPIETNVPGLMISEHFPNLAKRADKLAVIRSVHHKDVNHTTATHELLTGHPIPRAGGGLFSEDWPHYGAVLEQIDHFGRRSPLPPYVQFMPVSTDGAPRFVEQSHGQGAGWLGPALNPFSIDHDPSLPTYDVGDFRLPAEVGPTRRDVREGLLQVVERQARHLEQSPQVDAMASHYERAHALLTDPKAMKAFDLSGEDPRLRERYGMHAHGQAVLQARRLVEAGVPLTTVFWQNDGITNVSVYWDTHNRNFIDLKDRLMPPADQAFSALLDDLEARGLLDETLVVWTGEFGRTPKVGQSVVGGAGAGRDGRDHWAHCFSTVLAGAGIRGGTVYGASDRWAAYPARDPVTPADIAATIYHCLGVDPDLELVDTLGRPLRLCNGTPIGGVLG; encoded by the coding sequence ATGGCGCGCGAGGCGATCGGCTGCGAGGCGATGCGGACGGGGCTGGCCCGGTCTCGCCGGGAATTCCTCCGGGCGGGGGGGCTCGGCCTGCTGGGCCTGAACCTGCCGACCTTGCTCGACGCGAGGGCGAGGACGAGGGCGTCGGCATTGCCCGTCGGGCCCGAGAGCTTCGGCAAGGCGAAGGCGGTCATCCTGCTCTTCATGTGGGGAGGACCCGCGCAGCAGGAAACCTGGGACCTGAAACCCGAGGCCCCGGAGCAGGTCCGGGGGGAGTTCCGGCCGATCGAGACGAACGTGCCGGGGCTGATGATCTCCGAGCACTTCCCGAACCTGGCGAAGCGGGCCGACAAGCTCGCGGTGATCCGGTCGGTCCACCACAAGGACGTGAACCACACGACCGCGACGCATGAACTGCTGACCGGGCACCCGATCCCCCGGGCCGGGGGCGGGCTGTTCTCCGAGGACTGGCCGCATTACGGGGCGGTGCTGGAGCAGATCGACCACTTCGGCAGGCGGTCGCCCCTGCCGCCCTATGTCCAGTTCATGCCGGTGAGCACCGACGGCGCCCCCCGGTTCGTGGAGCAGAGCCACGGCCAGGGGGCCGGCTGGCTCGGACCGGCGCTCAACCCGTTCTCGATCGACCACGACCCGAGCCTGCCGACCTACGACGTCGGCGACTTCCGCCTGCCGGCCGAGGTCGGCCCCACCCGACGGGACGTGCGCGAGGGGCTCTTGCAGGTCGTCGAGCGGCAGGCCCGGCACCTGGAGCAATCTCCCCAGGTCGACGCGATGGCCTCGCACTACGAGCGGGCCCACGCGCTCCTGACCGACCCGAAGGCGATGAAGGCGTTCGACCTGTCGGGGGAGGACCCCCGCCTCCGGGAGCGCTACGGGATGCACGCCCACGGCCAGGCGGTCCTCCAGGCGAGGCGGCTGGTCGAGGCCGGCGTGCCCCTGACGACGGTCTTCTGGCAGAACGACGGGATCACCAACGTCAGCGTCTACTGGGACACGCACAACCGCAACTTCATCGACCTGAAGGACCGGCTCATGCCGCCGGCCGACCAGGCGTTCTCCGCCCTGCTGGATGACCTGGAAGCACGCGGCCTGCTCGACGAAACACTCGTCGTCTGGACCGGGGAGTTCGGCCGGACGCCGAAGGTGGGGCAATCGGTCGTCGGCGGCGCCGGCGCCGGCCGCGACGGCCGGGACCACTGGGCGCACTGCTTCAGCACGGTCCTCGCCGGGGCCGGCATTCGGGGAGGCACCGTCTACGGCGCCTCGGACCGTTGGGCCGCCTACCCGGCCCGCGACCCCGTGACCCCGGCGGACATCGCGGCGACGATCTACCATTGCCTCGGCGTCGATCCCGACCTGGAGCTGGTGGACACGCTGGGCAGGCCACTCCGGCTGTGCAACGGGACGCCGATCGGGGGCGTGCTGGGGTGA
- a CDS encoding pseudouridine synthase, translated as MAQRPPRRGGGPPPRRAGSDGPRPFQGGTPGGRPRSGGPPRPFQSNAGGPKPAGRPGTGPRRPHAPGRPALPRSPEQAGAERLNKILAAAGHGSRRAVEELILQGRVTVDGQVVRDLATKVDPNRVAITVDGERVRQEKVVYVAVYKPKGFISSNADPAGRPRVIDLVPDLPQRVYPIGRLDEDSTGLILLTNDGELANRLAHPRYGVEKVYRVLVAGKPGPEVLDKLVEGVWLSEGKARARDARFVNEKSHHGEATMIELTLAEGKNREVRRMLAKLGHKVMRLTRIAVGPVTLKGLAAGQWRHLDPEEVSLLRRAADGESLSSRRQDRREPTPRRSRGRDASGPAPAGPRSGMGHLVGGADAPRGRRPAGPRFGRDQGPPQGQGGRRPGGAPGRGPVGASSPPPVGPAGRRPPRRPVDDGADEVLVPPISPVGRDGGDGPPPPAGRARRPAGLPTGPTPGGPPRRPAGRPRAGGGPGNGNGGGPGGRGRGPSGPGGPPRRKSAGAGGGPALQGGGPPPPGGRGRRPSRGGPVPKPPGPVIKRRPKPLPKSRRSKRSDDE; from the coding sequence ATGGCCCAACGCCCACCCCGCCGAGGCGGTGGCCCGCCTCCCCGACGCGCCGGCTCCGACGGCCCCCGCCCCTTCCAGGGCGGCACGCCGGGTGGCCGCCCCCGATCCGGGGGCCCCCCCCGGCCCTTCCAGTCGAACGCCGGGGGCCCGAAGCCGGCCGGCCGGCCGGGCACCGGCCCCCGGCGGCCCCACGCCCCGGGCCGACCCGCACTCCCCCGGTCTCCCGAACAGGCTGGCGCCGAGCGGCTGAACAAGATCCTCGCCGCCGCCGGCCACGGCTCGCGACGGGCGGTCGAGGAGCTGATCCTCCAGGGCCGGGTCACCGTCGACGGCCAGGTCGTCCGGGACCTGGCCACGAAGGTCGACCCCAACCGGGTGGCCATCACCGTCGACGGCGAGCGGGTCAGGCAGGAGAAGGTCGTCTACGTCGCCGTCTACAAGCCCAAGGGGTTCATCTCCTCCAACGCCGACCCCGCCGGCCGCCCCCGGGTGATCGACTTGGTGCCCGACCTCCCCCAGCGCGTCTACCCGATCGGGCGGCTCGACGAGGACAGCACCGGCCTGATCCTGCTGACCAATGACGGCGAGCTGGCCAACCGCCTGGCCCACCCGCGCTACGGCGTGGAGAAGGTCTACCGGGTGCTGGTCGCCGGCAAGCCGGGGCCCGAGGTGCTGGACAAGCTGGTGGAAGGGGTCTGGCTCTCCGAGGGGAAGGCCCGGGCCCGGGACGCCCGGTTCGTCAACGAGAAGTCGCACCACGGCGAGGCGACGATGATCGAGTTGACGCTGGCCGAGGGGAAGAACCGGGAAGTGCGGCGGATGCTCGCCAAGCTCGGCCACAAGGTCATGCGCCTGACCCGGATCGCCGTCGGGCCGGTCACCCTCAAGGGGCTCGCCGCCGGCCAGTGGCGCCACCTGGACCCCGAGGAGGTCAGCCTGCTCCGCCGGGCGGCCGACGGGGAATCCCTCTCCTCCCGTCGCCAGGACCGCCGGGAGCCCACCCCCCGGCGGTCCCGGGGGCGGGACGCCTCGGGGCCCGCGCCCGCGGGACCCCGGTCCGGCATGGGCCACCTCGTCGGCGGGGCCGACGCCCCCCGGGGCCGGCGCCCCGCCGGCCCCCGGTTCGGCCGGGACCAGGGCCCGCCGCAGGGCCAGGGCGGCCGACGCCCCGGCGGGGCCCCGGGGCGAGGGCCCGTCGGCGCCTCCTCCCCCCCGCCGGTCGGCCCCGCCGGCCGCCGCCCCCCCCGACGCCCGGTCGACGACGGTGCCGACGAGGTCCTGGTCCCGCCGATCTCCCCCGTCGGCCGGGACGGCGGCGACGGCCCGCCGCCCCCGGCCGGACGGGCCCGACGCCCCGCCGGCCTGCCGACCGGCCCCACCCCCGGAGGCCCCCCCCGGAGGCCCGCCGGCCGCCCCCGGGCCGGCGGCGGACCCGGCAACGGCAACGGCGGCGGCCCCGGAGGGCGTGGCCGGGGCCCGTCCGGCCCCGGCGGCCCCCCCCGTCGCAAGTCGGCCGGCGCGGGCGGCGGCCCCGCCCTCCAGGGCGGCGGCCCCCCTCCGCCCGGCGGCCGGGGCCGTCGGCCCTCGCGGGGAGGCCCCGTCCCCAAGCCCCCCGGGCCCGTCATCAAGCGACGGCCGAAGCCGCTGCCCAAGTCCAGGCGGTCCAAGCGGTCGGACGACGAATGA
- a CDS encoding dihydroorotate dehydrogenase electron transfer subunit, with protein MIADAPPSASHRSVKVVENVRVARDTYRIRLLAPEMARAILPGQFLMIRPTRPGSTDPFFGRPFALYDTVPGPSGTPEAIDVVYLVLGRGTAALAGRRPGDRVEAWGPLGNGFGPPPGDGGPVTFVAGGIGQTPFLALGRWWTGRQSYGTPAVDHSGSPASSAELLYGVRSADLAAEIEAFEAAGIAVRLATDDGSAGHHGLVTGLLEGRLRRGPRPSKLVGCGPPPMLGALAEIADREGIPCDVSLENQMACGFGACFSCVVPIRQADGSTDLRRVCVEGPIVPASEVAWPIGGGH; from the coding sequence ATGATTGCCGACGCCCCGCCGAGCGCGAGCCACCGATCGGTCAAGGTCGTCGAGAACGTCCGGGTCGCCCGGGACACCTACCGGATCCGCTTGCTCGCCCCGGAGATGGCCCGGGCCATCCTGCCCGGCCAGTTCCTCATGATCCGGCCGACCCGCCCCGGGTCGACCGACCCCTTCTTCGGCCGCCCCTTCGCCCTGTACGACACGGTGCCCGGCCCCTCGGGGACGCCCGAGGCGATCGACGTGGTCTACCTCGTCCTCGGTCGGGGGACCGCCGCCCTGGCCGGACGCCGCCCGGGCGACCGGGTCGAGGCCTGGGGGCCGCTCGGCAACGGCTTCGGCCCCCCCCCCGGGGACGGCGGCCCGGTCACCTTCGTCGCCGGGGGGATCGGCCAGACCCCGTTCCTCGCCCTCGGCCGATGGTGGACGGGGCGGCAATCATACGGGACTCCGGCCGTCGATCATTCCGGCTCGCCCGCCTCCTCGGCCGAGCTGCTCTACGGGGTCCGCTCGGCCGACCTCGCCGCCGAGATCGAGGCGTTCGAGGCCGCCGGGATCGCCGTCCGGCTCGCCACCGACGACGGCTCGGCCGGCCACCACGGGCTGGTGACCGGGCTGCTCGAAGGCCGGCTCCGCCGGGGCCCCCGCCCCTCGAAATTAGTCGGCTGCGGCCCGCCGCCGATGCTGGGCGCCCTGGCCGAGATCGCCGACCGGGAGGGGATCCCCTGCGACGTCTCCCTGGAGAACCAGATGGCGTGCGGCTTCGGCGCCTGCTTCAGCTGCGTGGTGCCGATCCGCCAGGCCGACGGCTCGACCGACCTCCGACGGGTCTGCGTCGAGGGGCCGATCGTCCCGGCCTCCGAGGTCGCCTGGCCGATCGGGGGCGGGCATTGA
- a CDS encoding UvrB/UvrC motif-containing protein yields MRRDIDEALKGWPYDPELDEVEAREIRARDGRTVVQLRIDLGLLQMELDDRPDGARPRGFATYLDYLRHRSRIRRRRRNDPVDSGPSGWTMSPEHCSEADRELVQFYHRRVAMLSLQHYDRALRDADHSLALMDFIADFGPTAEYVDRHERLRGGILFDRTQAAAAMALERTSPEEAIDAIRDGIGRLERHSQDHLDADDPGRLEFLAEPEQPETSAIAYVERLRRLEKEVRHHFEVPKTLREQLDEAVEHEDYERAARLRDQINSRAGG; encoded by the coding sequence ATGCGGCGCGACATCGACGAGGCCCTCAAGGGCTGGCCCTACGATCCGGAGCTCGACGAGGTCGAGGCCCGGGAGATCCGCGCCCGGGACGGCCGGACGGTGGTCCAACTCCGGATCGACCTGGGACTCTTGCAGATGGAGCTCGACGACCGGCCCGACGGGGCCCGGCCCCGGGGCTTCGCCACCTATCTCGATTACCTCAGGCATCGTTCCCGGATCCGCCGGAGGCGGCGGAATGACCCGGTCGACTCCGGCCCGTCCGGCTGGACGATGTCGCCGGAACACTGCTCCGAGGCCGACCGGGAGCTGGTCCAGTTCTATCACCGCCGGGTCGCCATGCTCTCGTTGCAGCACTACGACCGGGCCTTGCGGGACGCCGACCACAGCCTCGCGCTGATGGACTTCATCGCCGACTTCGGCCCGACGGCCGAGTACGTCGACCGCCACGAGCGGCTCCGGGGCGGCATCCTCTTCGACCGCACCCAGGCCGCCGCGGCGATGGCCCTGGAGCGGACCAGCCCCGAGGAGGCGATCGACGCCATCCGGGACGGGATCGGCCGCCTGGAGCGGCACTCCCAGGACCACCTCGACGCCGACGACCCGGGGCGCCTCGAGTTCCTCGCCGAACCCGAGCAGCCGGAGACCTCGGCGATCGCCTACGTCGAGCGGCTCCGGAGGCTGGAGAAGGAAGTCCGGCACCATTTCGAGGTCCCGAAGACCCTCCGCGAACAGCTCGACGAGGCCGTCGAGCACGAGGACTACGAGCGGGCCGCCCGGCTCCGGGACCAGATCAACTCCCGGGCCGGCGGTTGA
- a CDS encoding peroxiredoxin family protein: MTRSIGRALVAAGLALAFALPASAQDEMPKVGDQAPEFTMTGSDGKDYSLSDFKGEKAVVLAWFPKAFTGGCTKQCTAYAQQGDLLKDLNVAYFTASTDTVEDNTKFAESVGADYPILSDPGGEVAKKYGVMMPDRPLAKRVTFYIDKEGIVRGIDTMIVTEDAGAETAEMLKELGLTE; this comes from the coding sequence ATGACGCGATCCATCGGACGGGCGCTCGTCGCCGCCGGCCTGGCCCTGGCGTTTGCCCTGCCGGCCTCGGCCCAGGACGAGATGCCGAAGGTCGGCGATCAGGCGCCCGAGTTCACCATGACGGGCTCCGACGGCAAGGACTACTCGCTCTCCGACTTCAAGGGGGAGAAGGCCGTGGTCCTCGCCTGGTTCCCCAAGGCGTTCACCGGCGGCTGCACAAAGCAATGCACGGCCTACGCCCAGCAGGGGGACCTGCTGAAGGACCTGAACGTCGCCTACTTCACCGCCAGCACCGACACGGTGGAGGACAACACGAAGTTCGCCGAGTCGGTGGGGGCCGACTACCCGATCCTCAGCGACCCGGGCGGCGAGGTCGCCAAGAAGTACGGCGTGATGATGCCCGACCGTCCGCTGGCCAAGCGGGTGACCTTCTACATCGACAAGGAGGGGATCGTCCGGGGCATCGACACGATGATCGTCACCGAGGACGCCGGCGCCGAGACGGCCGAGATGCTCAAGGAGCTGGGCCTGACCGAGTGA
- a CDS encoding glycosyltransferase family 4 protein, with translation MASEHDTIGLYYAQDGYVEPSRSGRSRGAAPNKAAEGAAGLMGRHVAGKEFLDAFFRFGRWSKLVALVPDEPSARAIRSYGDSQSKDLMEFRSVDVVELSRQREGFLDAPPAPVVHFPAPPMPVYAWARQRSGPASFCMTGVTHTLASLGGLHSLNTMVTAPFEPHDALICTSRAVATMVRAVTGTYCDYLRDRFGGTPRLLPRLETIPLGVDTEAYRPALPEERALVRQTLGIDDEEVVVLFVGRLSFHAKANPYAMYRALARAARDTGRKVHLLLSGWASNELIHKAFQDGARVFAPNLRVTIVDGTRPEYRRAVWDAADLYTSLSDNIQETFGLTITEAMACGLPVVASDWDGYRDQVLDGESGYLVPTRMVRDSLPDATLRLVLGEVNYDHFLGECSQAVAVDIDAATVAYSRLIADEELRRRQGRAGRKHALESFTWSKVIAAYEALWADLDEERRAAASRGRESAGPAATPSCYPPIERSFACYPTELLGDDRELVADDHAGERLDWLIKLPITNLAGRRRCVDPEPLKATLRSAGEPRSLATLDEELGRAGVVAAKRRPTIAWMLKYGLLRPARPLPAGATGGPAAGVAAD, from the coding sequence ATGGCGTCCGAGCACGACACGATCGGCCTCTACTATGCCCAGGACGGGTACGTCGAGCCCTCCAGGTCCGGCCGGTCCAGGGGGGCCGCCCCGAACAAGGCGGCCGAGGGCGCCGCCGGGCTGATGGGCCGACACGTCGCCGGCAAGGAATTCCTCGATGCCTTCTTCCGGTTCGGCAGGTGGTCGAAGCTCGTCGCCCTGGTCCCCGACGAGCCCAGTGCCCGGGCCATCCGCTCCTACGGCGACTCCCAGTCGAAGGACCTGATGGAGTTCCGCTCGGTCGACGTGGTTGAACTGTCCAGGCAACGCGAGGGGTTCCTGGACGCGCCCCCGGCGCCGGTGGTCCACTTCCCCGCGCCGCCGATGCCCGTCTATGCCTGGGCGCGGCAGCGGTCGGGCCCGGCGTCCTTCTGCATGACCGGCGTCACGCACACGCTGGCGTCGCTCGGCGGGCTGCACTCGCTGAACACGATGGTCACGGCGCCGTTCGAGCCGCACGACGCGCTCATCTGCACCTCCCGGGCCGTGGCCACGATGGTCCGGGCCGTGACCGGCACCTATTGCGACTACCTGCGAGACCGGTTCGGCGGGACGCCGAGGCTGTTGCCCCGCCTGGAGACGATCCCGCTGGGGGTCGACACCGAGGCGTATCGCCCGGCCCTCCCGGAGGAGCGGGCGCTGGTCCGGCAGACCCTGGGGATCGACGACGAGGAGGTCGTCGTCCTGTTCGTCGGCCGATTATCCTTCCACGCCAAGGCCAACCCCTACGCGATGTACCGGGCGCTCGCGAGGGCGGCCCGGGATACGGGCCGCAAGGTGCATCTGCTGCTCTCGGGATGGGCGTCGAACGAGCTGATCCACAAGGCCTTCCAGGACGGGGCCCGCGTCTTCGCGCCGAACCTCCGGGTGACGATCGTCGACGGGACCAGGCCGGAATACCGTCGCGCCGTGTGGGACGCGGCCGACCTCTACACCTCGCTGTCGGACAACATCCAGGAGACCTTCGGGCTGACGATCACCGAGGCGATGGCCTGCGGGCTGCCGGTGGTCGCCTCCGACTGGGACGGCTACCGCGACCAGGTCCTCGACGGCGAGTCCGGTTACCTCGTGCCGACCCGGATGGTCCGCGACTCGCTCCCGGACGCGACGCTCCGGCTGGTCCTGGGCGAGGTGAACTATGACCACTTCCTGGGCGAGTGCAGCCAGGCCGTCGCCGTCGACATCGACGCGGCGACCGTCGCCTATTCACGCCTGATCGCCGACGAGGAGCTGAGACGCCGGCAGGGGAGGGCCGGGCGGAAGCACGCCCTGGAGTCCTTCACCTGGTCGAAGGTCATCGCGGCCTACGAGGCGCTCTGGGCCGACCTCGACGAGGAACGCCGCGCGGCCGCGTCCCGAGGCCGAGAAAGCGCCGGGCCGGCGGCGACCCCGTCCTGCTACCCCCCGATCGAGCGTTCCTTCGCCTGCTACCCGACCGAACTGCTCGGCGACGACCGGGAACTCGTGGCCGACGATCATGCGGGAGAGCGCCTGGACTGGCTGATCAAGCTCCCGATCACGAACCTCGCCGGGCGCCGCCGCTGCGTGGACCCCGAGCCGCTCAAGGCCACGCTCAGGTCGGCCGGCGAACCGCGTTCCCTCGCGACGCTCGACGAGGAGCTTGGCCGGGCCGGGGTGGTCGCCGCGAAGCGGCGCCCGACGATCGCCTGGATGCTCAAGTACGGCTTGCTGCGACCGGCCCGGCCGCTCCCGGCCGGCGCGACGGGCGGCCCGGCGGCCGGCGTGGCCGCCGATTGA
- a CDS encoding class I SAM-dependent methyltransferase, which produces MYPFWPTLIKPLMMAADPRTIVEVGSEAGKNTSNLLEYCRERDAVLHAIDPAPKFDVGRWQQQHVGRLTVHRGLSLEILPRLSHYDCVFLDGDHNWYTVREELRIIDETAARTGRLLPLVFLHDMGWPYARRDLYYNPASIPEAHRQPYRRKGIAPGASALAERGGHNADLCNAEHEGGPRNGVLTAVEDYVKEAARPLRLVVIPGFSGLGILFDPDRFAQTPAFTKLIQNFSLSPLLARYIETLERSRIALMVRPAPQPPPPAPR; this is translated from the coding sequence ATGTATCCCTTCTGGCCGACGCTCATCAAGCCGCTGATGATGGCGGCGGATCCGAGGACGATCGTCGAGGTCGGCTCCGAGGCCGGGAAGAACACGTCCAATCTCCTCGAATACTGCCGAGAGCGGGACGCGGTCCTGCACGCGATCGACCCGGCCCCCAAGTTCGACGTCGGCCGCTGGCAGCAGCAGCACGTCGGCCGACTCACCGTCCACCGCGGCCTCAGCCTCGAGATCCTGCCCCGGCTCAGCCACTACGATTGCGTCTTCCTCGACGGCGATCACAACTGGTACACCGTCCGGGAGGAGTTGCGGATCATCGATGAGACGGCGGCCCGCACCGGCCGACTGCTCCCCCTCGTCTTCTTGCACGACATGGGCTGGCCCTACGCGCGTCGCGACCTCTACTACAATCCGGCCTCCATCCCCGAGGCGCACCGCCAGCCGTATCGCCGCAAGGGGATCGCCCCTGGCGCCTCGGCGCTGGCCGAACGTGGCGGCCACAACGCCGACCTCTGCAATGCCGAGCACGAGGGAGGCCCGCGCAACGGGGTACTGACGGCCGTCGAGGACTACGTGAAGGAGGCGGCCCGCCCGCTCAGGCTCGTCGTCATCCCCGGCTTCAGCGGGCTCGGCATCCTCTTCGACCCGGACCGCTTCGCGCAGACCCCGGCCTTCACGAAGCTCATCCAGAACTTCTCGCTCTCGCCCCTGCTCGCCCGGTACATCGAGACCCTCGAGCGGAGCCGGATCGCCTTGATGGTGCGGCCGGCACCGCAGCCCCCGCCGCCCGCCCCGCGCTGA
- a CDS encoding class I SAM-dependent methyltransferase: MSRTLSKPGQDEPVPLLQDHNLLERAVLAHPFFNTIPKGEVRFLAVPAMLGRYMERLSALFESLGHAFSEAELLQLREKLGARLERAFLQRANSYVTLAYEPVDPPRRGLKCSFRSTSVASEQHYESWVKHRKPPLFGSHPDARVMAVAGGIRPPARILDIGAGTGRNSLPLARLGHVVDAVEPTSSFVGQIRASAGAEGLSVEVHQGDVLDPALPLGAASYRLAIASEVVTSHFRSVAELRALFSRMAELIAPGGLLLFDVFLARGDYEPEPLVRQMSQVVWTNLFTRAELGEALRGLPFKTISETPEYEYERANLPPEAWPPTGWYPSWAQGRDLFRVANGGLPIELMWILCHRH, encoded by the coding sequence ATGAGCCGTACGCTGAGCAAGCCTGGCCAGGACGAGCCCGTCCCGCTGCTGCAGGACCACAACCTGCTCGAGCGGGCGGTCCTCGCCCATCCCTTCTTCAATACCATCCCCAAGGGCGAGGTCCGCTTCCTCGCCGTCCCGGCGATGCTCGGACGCTACATGGAGCGGCTCTCGGCGTTGTTCGAGTCGCTCGGACACGCCTTCTCGGAGGCGGAACTGCTCCAGCTCCGCGAGAAGCTGGGGGCCCGGCTCGAGCGGGCCTTCCTCCAGCGTGCGAACTCCTATGTGACCCTCGCGTACGAGCCGGTCGACCCGCCCAGGCGGGGACTCAAATGCTCGTTCCGCTCCACATCGGTGGCGTCCGAACAGCATTACGAGTCCTGGGTCAAGCACCGGAAGCCGCCGCTGTTCGGGTCCCATCCCGACGCCCGGGTCATGGCGGTGGCGGGGGGGATCCGCCCGCCAGCCCGGATCCTCGACATCGGCGCCGGCACCGGCCGCAACTCGCTCCCGCTCGCCCGACTCGGCCACGTCGTCGATGCGGTCGAGCCGACCTCGTCATTCGTCGGTCAGATCCGCGCGTCGGCCGGTGCGGAGGGGCTGTCGGTGGAGGTCCATCAGGGCGACGTCCTCGACCCGGCCTTGCCGCTGGGGGCCGCCTCGTACCGGCTGGCGATCGCCTCCGAGGTGGTCACCTCCCACTTCCGGAGCGTGGCCGAATTGCGGGCGCTCTTCAGCCGAATGGCCGAGCTGATCGCCCCCGGGGGGCTGCTGCTGTTCGACGTGTTCCTGGCCCGGGGCGACTACGAGCCCGAGCCGCTGGTCCGGCAGATGTCGCAGGTGGTCTGGACCAACCTGTTCACGAGGGCCGAGCTGGGCGAGGCCCTCCGGGGGCTGCCCTTCAAGACGATCTCCGAGACGCCCGAGTACGAATACGAGCGGGCCAACCTCCCCCCCGAGGCCTGGCCGCCGACCGGATGGTACCCGTCGTGGGCCCAGGGGCGTGACCTCTTCCGGGTCGCCAACGGCGGCCTGCCGATCGAACTGATGTGGATCCTCTGCCATCGCCACTGA
- a CDS encoding TIGR04283 family arsenosugar biosynthesis glycosyltransferase, producing MSSPRVSVSVIIPTLEEAATIATCLDHLASQGADEVIVADGDSADGTADLAQASGARVVRSPRGRGVQQNRGASQAGGDVLLFLHADCRLEAGSVSRLRRFVGRCPKVPGGCFRMRVDAPDLPFRTIDAAAHLRAGLAGLPYGDQGVFVPRWAFDRVGGFPEVPLMDDVYLALRLRSLGRIALLPERIYVSPRRWRRHGILGQSLRNWSLTAAAASGVSPGVLSRFYPIVR from the coding sequence ATGTCCTCCCCCCGGGTCTCGGTCTCGGTGATCATCCCGACGCTCGAGGAGGCCGCCACGATCGCCACCTGCCTCGATCACCTCGCCTCCCAGGGGGCCGACGAGGTGATCGTCGCCGACGGCGACAGCGCGGACGGCACCGCCGACCTGGCCCAGGCCTCGGGCGCCCGGGTCGTCCGCTCCCCCCGGGGGCGGGGCGTGCAGCAAAACCGGGGGGCGTCGCAGGCCGGGGGGGACGTCCTCCTCTTCCTTCACGCCGACTGCCGGCTGGAGGCCGGATCGGTCTCCCGGCTCCGTCGGTTCGTCGGGCGATGTCCGAAGGTCCCCGGCGGCTGCTTCCGGATGCGCGTCGACGCGCCGGACCTTCCCTTCCGGACCATCGACGCCGCCGCCCACCTCCGGGCCGGGCTGGCGGGGCTCCCCTACGGCGACCAGGGGGTTTTCGTGCCGAGGTGGGCCTTCGACCGGGTCGGCGGCTTCCCCGAGGTGCCGCTCATGGACGACGTCTACCTGGCCCTCCGGCTCCGGAGCCTGGGGCGGATCGCCCTGCTGCCGGAGCGGATCTACGTCTCCCCCCGGCGCTGGAGGCGGCACGGCATCCTCGGCCAGTCCCTGCGCAACTGGTCCCTCACCGCCGCGGCGGCCTCGGGAGTCTCCCCCGGGGTCCTCTCACGGTTCTATCCGATCGTCCGCTGA